One Dictyoglomus sp. DNA window includes the following coding sequences:
- a CDS encoding DUF1015 domain-containing protein: MVEILPFSGYRYHNKIPLEKVLCPPYDIISEEEKLEFLKSHPYNFVRLTLGEKIPVDYRETNKILMDWIGKEILVKEEKSFYVYKQKFLWHGRKEVSWGLLCIMKIQPLGEEDILPHEQTFFAPKMDRLEVLRQCNANFEPIWGIYEDKEGFMSNIWRNLSEREPLLHVETWDKREHILWKVPSYFENEIKEFFKTKKILIADGHHRYEASWSYYQEKKEDKFGYIFILLTDLYDPGIKVLPTHRLLRKGINISLKTLEEYFEIMEEEFKEDLDLLFNPSNPFIYFYDGMKLYKLFPKIKYLSFKKEKSNIWWILPTTLLQKGVWEGILNIKEGELQEKNFIRFSHSIKEVDELIKNEDFSFAFLLPAIPLEIIFTLAIKGERLPQKSTYFYPKPISGLVFWKIDHEK; the protein is encoded by the coding sequence ATGGTTGAAATTTTACCTTTTTCAGGATACAGATATCATAATAAAATTCCTTTAGAAAAAGTTTTATGTCCTCCTTATGATATCATTTCAGAAGAAGAAAAATTAGAATTTTTAAAATCTCATCCTTATAATTTTGTCCGTTTGACCCTAGGTGAGAAAATTCCAGTTGATTACAGAGAAACTAATAAAATCCTGATGGATTGGATTGGAAAGGAAATTTTGGTGAAAGAAGAAAAATCCTTTTATGTTTATAAACAAAAATTCTTATGGCATGGAAGAAAAGAAGTAAGTTGGGGACTTTTATGTATTATGAAAATTCAGCCCTTAGGGGAGGAAGACATACTTCCTCATGAGCAGACTTTTTTTGCTCCTAAGATGGATAGATTAGAAGTTTTAAGACAGTGTAATGCAAATTTTGAGCCTATTTGGGGTATATATGAGGATAAAGAAGGATTTATGTCAAATATATGGAGAAATTTAAGCGAAAGGGAACCTCTATTGCATGTAGAAACATGGGATAAGAGGGAACATATATTATGGAAGGTACCATCATACTTTGAAAACGAAATAAAAGAATTTTTTAAAACTAAAAAAATCTTGATTGCAGATGGGCATCACAGATATGAGGCATCTTGGAGTTATTATCAAGAGAAGAAAGAAGACAAATTTGGATATATATTTATTTTGCTTACAGATCTCTATGATCCTGGAATTAAAGTTTTACCGACTCATAGGTTGTTAAGAAAAGGAATTAATATCTCCTTAAAGACCTTAGAAGAATATTTTGAGATAATGGAAGAAGAATTTAAAGAGGATTTAGATCTGTTATTTAATCCTTCTAATCCTTTTATTTATTTTTATGACGGTATGAAATTATATAAGCTTTTTCCTAAAATTAAATATTTATCTTTTAAAAAAGAAAAATCAAATATTTGGTGGATTCTTCCTACCACTTTATTGCAAAAAGGAGTTTGGGAAGGTATTTTAAATATAAAAGAAGGAGAACTTCAAGAGAAGAATTTTATTAGATTTTCTCATAGCATAAAGGAAGTTGATGAACTTATTAAGAATGAAGATTTCAGTTTTGCTTTTCTTCTTCCAGCGATTCCCTTAGAAATAATATTCACTCTTGCTATAAAAGGCGAAAGACTTCCTCAGAAATCTACATATTTTTATCCAAAACCTATATCGGGATTGGTGTTTTGGAAGATAGACCATGAGAAATAG